ACATATTAGTGTGCCCGCTTTGATATCCCAGATATTTTTAGGTGTTCTCGAATACACAAAATCGCAAGCTCCAGCAGCGAGAAGCCCTAGTTTAAAAGCAATACTCCCCCTTGGAAGTATTTCGATATCATCAACTTGATCAATAAGGTATTTACCGCGACTGTGCTCTGAACGAGAAACTAATCCAACTAGTTTACTCATAGCTAATGGATTCGCTTGCTTTGATTGCTGGATGTCATCAGAAGCTATTTCAAAACCCGTAAATGGATTATAAATCCAACCCCACTCACTATCATGCGAATGTATCGAAAGCGAGATCGCGCACTCGCCTATTCCCTTTGCCAACTCACGCGTTCCATCTATCGGATCGACGATCATGCAGGGATAGACTAAAGACTTCTGATCTTCTTCACTAAAAAAGTTAAG
This region of Halobacteriovorax sp. GB3 genomic DNA includes:
- a CDS encoding inositol monophosphatase family protein; amino-acid sequence: MRLDQSVIEEIKTKVQKKIGEIDWTQRNFKKFEKEDRSLVTEVDLYISDLLHEVAKEAGLNFFSEEDQKSLVYPCMIVDPIDGTRELAKGIGECAISLSIHSHDSEWGWIYNPFTGFEIASDDIQQSKQANPLAMSKLVGLVSRSEHSRGKYLIDQVDDIEILPRGSIAFKLGLLAAGACDFVYSRTPKNIWDIKAGTLICKERGISLYQGSEEITLGIEKKIDGNLLWCRPEYKDSIQNSILKILEKKNAVK